The genomic region AGAATTACTGGAATTCCTCAAACTAGTCCGGGTAAAAGATGAGGCCGTCAGATCGGCCCATACCCACATCATAGAGACAGCATGGGTAAAGGATAAAAACAATAAAAAACAGGCAAAGAGTCAGGGAAAAGAAACCCCATCAAGACGCAATAAGTATTTTGAGGCCCTGGTAGAAGTCTTTGAGCAAGCAAATTGGTCCGAAAAAACTAAAGAAATTGTACACAACTTTTATTTTCATAAAAAACCCGAAACATTTCAATATAACAACTTTGCTTTATGCAAACTATTTTTGGAAAAGGTGGCTGGCATGGATAAACAAAGGTTGGAGACCATTAAACGAATTGCCGACCAGGTTACCAATACATTAATTATTGGCAATAATGAAACCAAATGGCTTAATAGCCTCTTTAACCATGAGCATAAGTTTCATGAATTCATGCGTTATTTGATCAGAGTACAGAAAAGGTTGGCGGAAAAAGGCCAAGTATTATCTTTGGATGATATTTTAATCATGTTGGACTTATCCAACGAGGAAGATACTGTATCCAAGGATTTTAGCTTAGTCCGTGATCTGTTCTTGATTCGCATGCTTGAATTGGTCGGCAAAAACCGAAAGGATATGCTTAATGAACTTGAATTGACGTCAGATACAGAAACTAATTAACGGGAGGAAAACAAGATGAGCTTTTTATCCGGTTTATTTTTAGTGAATTGTCCCGCTTCTGCCCTCAATAATGCGGGCACTATAACGGGTACAAGAAATGACAATACGGTGGCAGTGAAACAGATAAAAACTAAAGAAGGCGATTACCCTTATGTTTCAGCTCAGGCAGTTCGCTACTGGTGGCGGGAAGCTCTAAAAGATGTTGAGGGATGGACCCCTTCGCCGATATTTAGAGAGGGTAAAATTGCTTACACTGATGCTAACCCCATTCTCTATGCCGAAGACGACTGCTTCGGCTATATGCGGGCTCAATCAACAAAAGAAGATGCTAAAAAAAGCAGAGAAGAAAGTAATCTGCTGGCCACCGCAACACCGGTTGAAGTTAAAGCCCTTACCCGGCAGTCTCCCCTAAAAGTAAGCACACTGGTTTCCATCAGTGCTTTAAAAGAAATTACCTCTGATTTTGGGGTGATGGCAAGACACGAGGGTGATCCGGTACCCTTTGAACATCAATTTTATCGGACAACCCTGCAGGGTTTATTCTCCCTGGATTTTGGCATGGTAGGCCGATTTTATCATATAGATCGTACGGGCTTTAAACACCTGGATCAACCGAGGATCAAACTGGCTCAGGAGCAGGGCCTGGAAGAATATGATAACGGTAAGGCATACCAATTATCTTTAGAGCAGAGGTATCAAAGAATAAACCAGCTTCTCCAGGGATTTGCCCGGATCAATGGTGGGGCCAAGCAATCAATACACTATACGGATGTTTCACCAAAATTTCTGATCATGGCGGTGGCCAAAGGGGGAAATCACCTGTTTGCTACCTGCGTTGGTGCTACCAATAAAGGGTTACCGGTAGTCAAAACAGAAGCTATTAAGGAAGTAGCCAGAGTTTTTAAAGATGATATTATCAGCGGTATTTATGTAGGTTTACCGGAGGGCTATTTAGATGAACAAAGAGATAAGGTTAAAGAAACACTAAATGAAATTTCCAGCCAGGATACATACGGAAAAAGAAAAACATTCTTGGGGCACCCAAAGGAGGCCATTGAAGAGTTCCTTAAAGATTTAGGGGAGAATAAGGAAACATGGCTGGAATAGACAAAGTTCTTAAAGTTAAAATTAGCGCCGTCACTGCCTCATTTAGGCTGCCCTTGATTATGGTTGGTCGTTTGCCTACCTTTGTCATGCCCCCCCCGGCCACCATTTACGGGAACCTGTGTGCAGTTTTGGGTGAGTGGTTTGCACCTGAAGGATTGGAATTTGCCTATACCTTTACGCACCAGGGCATCGGAGAAGATGTGGAACTGGCCCATGTTTTAGAGTTTGCCTCCGGTCGTAATGATAAAAAACTAGGCAATTTACCTAAAAACGTTGAGGGTTCTATAAATCCGCAACGGAGACAGTTTTTATTAAAGCCGGAGATGACTTTATATTTACGGGGCAACAGCACACTGCTGGAACGGTTGCATAAAGGATTTATGAGCCCGCATTTTGCTTATCTCCTTGGTCGGACCCAAGACCTGGCTACCTGCCATTCGGTGGAGTTTATTGAATTAGCCACTTCTGATCGGGCATTTTACTCTCACACAATACTCCCCTGGCGCTTGCGGCAATTTATATCCGTTGGTGAGCCGGTACATATGCCCGAATCAATTAATTACCGGTGTTTAAGGGAACCGGTTTTTGAAAGATACCTGCAGATAACCGATAAGCCATTGCGTATTTTTGGAGAAGGGCCGGAGGAGGACATTATTTTCAGGGGCGAGTTTTCAAATTTACTGGTGGACCAGACTGAAATGAAAACATTTCTGGGTAGAGACCTGTGCCGAGGGGTTTGGTTTCACCCGGTTAAAGGAATGGGCTAATATGTATTTAGACGACATAAAACAAGTTTTAGCGGATGTTTGGGCCAAATCGACGGATAGCTCCGAAAAATCGGGGCTATCCCTGTTTCAACATACCGAAAACGTTATTAAACAGATGGGGCAGTTTATTTTACTCTATCATACAGAGCTAAATCAGGTTGCTGAAATGAACATGACCCGGGTGTTATTATATGCAGCCTTAATGCACGATTTTGGCAAAATACACCCCGGATTTCAACGGATGCTTCGTAAAGGCACCAGGTTCGGGCTTCGTCATGAACTATTGAGTCTCGCCTTCTTGGAGTTTCTGAAGATTCCACCGGAAGAGAAACCTTATCTGGCTTCTGCAAT from Desulfotomaculum nigrificans DSM 574 harbors:
- the cas5 gene encoding CRISPR-associated protein Cas5, whose amino-acid sequence is MAGIDKVLKVKISAVTASFRLPLIMVGRLPTFVMPPPATIYGNLCAVLGEWFAPEGLEFAYTFTHQGIGEDVELAHVLEFASGRNDKKLGNLPKNVEGSINPQRRQFLLKPEMTLYLRGNSTLLERLHKGFMSPHFAYLLGRTQDLATCHSVEFIELATSDRAFYSHTILPWRLRQFISVGEPVHMPESINYRCLREPVFERYLQITDKPLRIFGEGPEEDIIFRGEFSNLLVDQTEMKTFLGRDLCRGVWFHPVKGMG
- the cas7i gene encoding type I-B CRISPR-associated protein Cas7/Cst2/DevR yields the protein MSFLSGLFLVNCPASALNNAGTITGTRNDNTVAVKQIKTKEGDYPYVSAQAVRYWWREALKDVEGWTPSPIFREGKIAYTDANPILYAEDDCFGYMRAQSTKEDAKKSREESNLLATATPVEVKALTRQSPLKVSTLVSISALKEITSDFGVMARHEGDPVPFEHQFYRTTLQGLFSLDFGMVGRFYHIDRTGFKHLDQPRIKLAQEQGLEEYDNGKAYQLSLEQRYQRINQLLQGFARINGGAKQSIHYTDVSPKFLIMAVAKGGNHLFATCVGATNKGLPVVKTEAIKEVARVFKDDIISGIYVGLPEGYLDEQRDKVKETLNEISSQDTYGKRKTFLGHPKEAIEEFLKDLGENKETWLE